In the Bordetella genomosp. 10 genome, one interval contains:
- a CDS encoding PhoH family protein, translated as MSSAPRSRGARRPLPVTVTLDGDNTHLANLCGPLDENLRQLADGLAVKLQRRGNRVILEGEQADVAARALRRFHEQAVHKPLSVDDIQLGLVEIGVSRPRDADNGATPALDTQALPDLDDESGGIALRTRRSDLRPRTPRQRDYLNNILKHDITFGIGPAGTGKTWLAVACAIDAMERDTVQRLVLTRPAVEAGERLGFLPGDLAQKVDPYLRPLYDALYDLMGFERVQRLFEKQTIEIAPLAYMRGRTLNHAFVILDEAQNTTPEQMKMFLTRIGFGSKAVITGDPSQVDLPRGQQSGLAHAVGVLQDVQGIATTRFTSRDVVRHPLVARIVDAYEQAAEDEA; from the coding sequence ATGAGCAGCGCCCCGCGCAGCCGCGGCGCCCGCCGCCCCCTGCCCGTCACCGTCACGCTGGACGGCGACAATACCCACCTGGCCAACCTGTGCGGCCCGCTGGACGAGAATCTGCGCCAACTGGCCGATGGCCTGGCCGTCAAATTGCAACGACGCGGCAACCGCGTCATCCTGGAAGGCGAACAGGCCGACGTCGCGGCGCGCGCCCTGCGCCGCTTCCACGAGCAGGCCGTGCACAAGCCCCTGTCGGTGGACGACATCCAGTTGGGACTGGTGGAAATTGGCGTTTCCCGGCCGCGCGACGCGGACAACGGGGCCACCCCCGCCCTCGACACGCAGGCCCTGCCGGACCTGGACGACGAGAGCGGCGGCATCGCCCTGCGCACCCGCCGCAGCGACCTGCGGCCGCGCACGCCGCGCCAGCGCGACTACCTGAACAACATCCTCAAGCACGACATCACCTTCGGCATCGGCCCGGCCGGCACCGGCAAGACCTGGCTGGCGGTGGCCTGCGCCATCGACGCCATGGAGCGCGACACCGTGCAGCGGCTGGTGCTGACGCGGCCGGCGGTGGAGGCCGGCGAGCGCCTGGGCTTCCTGCCCGGCGACCTGGCGCAGAAGGTCGATCCCTATCTGCGTCCGCTCTACGACGCCCTCTACGACCTGATGGGCTTCGAGCGCGTGCAGCGCCTGTTCGAGAAGCAGACCATAGAAATCGCGCCGCTGGCCTATATGCGCGGACGCACGCTGAATCATGCCTTCGTCATCCTGGACGAAGCGCAGAACACGACGCCGGAACAGATGAAGATGTTCCTCACGCGCATCGGCTTCGGCAGCAAGGCGGTGATCACCGGCGACCCCTCGCAGGTCGACCTGCCGCGCGGCCAGCAGAGCGGGCTGGCGCACGCGGTGGGCGTGCTCCAGGACGTGCAGGGCATCGCCACCACCCGCTTCACCAGCCGCGACGTGGTGCGCCATCCGCTGGTCGCGCGCATCGTCGACGCCTACGAGCAGGCCGCCGAAGATGAAGCCTGA
- the ybeY gene encoding rRNA maturation RNase YbeY, translated as MKPELPAPPALALSVQYAVAEPRLPRWRLRRWVAHALAGAQADGLVDFQSAEINLRLVGQAEGRRLNRDFRGRDYATNVLTFEYGVDPAGTARGDIVLCVPVLAREAREQRKPLLAHAAHLTAHGTLHALGYDHVKARDARRMESLETRLLAALRIPDPYTPL; from the coding sequence ATGAAGCCTGAGCTGCCCGCGCCCCCCGCGCTGGCGCTCTCGGTGCAGTACGCGGTGGCCGAGCCGCGCCTGCCGCGCTGGCGCCTGCGCCGCTGGGTGGCCCATGCGCTGGCCGGCGCGCAAGCCGACGGGCTGGTGGACTTCCAAAGCGCGGAAATCAACCTGCGCCTGGTGGGCCAGGCCGAGGGCCGGCGCCTGAACCGGGATTTCCGCGGCCGCGACTACGCCACCAACGTGCTGACGTTCGAGTACGGCGTCGATCCGGCCGGCACCGCGCGCGGCGACATCGTGCTCTGCGTGCCCGTGCTGGCGCGCGAGGCGCGCGAACAGCGCAAGCCCCTCCTGGCGCATGCCGCCCACCTGACGGCGCACGGCACCCTGCACGCCCTGGGCTACGACCACGTCAAAGCGCGAGACGCGCGCCGCATGGAGTCCCTGGAAACCCGGCTGCTGGCCGCCCTGCGCATCCCCGACCCCTACACGCCGCTGTAG
- a CDS encoding HlyC/CorC family transporter, whose protein sequence is MPDPYPANEADATRPAKSSTRSLLDRILSLVRREPEDREGIKAVLEAAHGRDLLDAESYTMIKGALAVSERTVGDIMVPRSRMDLLDISLPLPALLSTIIETAHSRFPVYEGDRDNIVGILLAKDLLRCILEPGIELRSLVRPAVFIPETKRLNVLLHEFRASRNHLAIVIDEHGGISGLVSMEDVLEQIVGDIEDEFDEDEETTIFAEGDNTWRVQATTEIAKFNETFGSSLPDDDYDTVGGWVSAQLGRIPRRGEFVQHDGLRIEVVRADARRPLWLRVKRLPPAPIQE, encoded by the coding sequence ATGCCCGACCCATACCCTGCCAACGAGGCCGACGCGACCCGCCCGGCCAAATCCTCCACCCGATCCCTGCTCGACCGCATCCTGTCCCTGGTCCGGCGCGAGCCCGAAGACCGCGAAGGCATCAAGGCGGTTTTGGAGGCGGCGCACGGACGCGATCTGCTCGACGCCGAGTCCTACACCATGATCAAGGGCGCCCTGGCCGTGTCGGAGCGCACGGTCGGCGACATCATGGTGCCGCGCTCGCGCATGGACCTGCTGGATATCTCGCTGCCCCTGCCCGCCCTGCTGTCCACCATCATCGAGACCGCGCACTCGCGCTTCCCCGTGTATGAAGGCGACCGCGACAACATCGTCGGCATCCTGCTGGCCAAGGACCTGCTGCGCTGCATACTGGAACCCGGCATCGAGCTGCGCTCGCTGGTGCGGCCGGCGGTCTTCATTCCCGAGACCAAGCGCCTGAACGTCCTGCTGCACGAATTCCGCGCCAGCCGCAATCACCTGGCCATCGTCATCGACGAGCACGGCGGCATTTCCGGCCTGGTCAGCATGGAGGACGTGCTGGAGCAGATCGTCGGCGACATCGAGGACGAATTCGACGAAGACGAGGAAACCACCATCTTCGCCGAGGGCGACAACACGTGGCGCGTGCAGGCCACGACGGAAATCGCCAAGTTCAACGAAACTTTCGGCAGCAGCCTGCCCGACGACGACTACGACACGGTCGGCGGCTGGGTCAGCGCGCAATTGGGCCGCATCCCGCGCCGCGGCGAATTCGTCCAGCATGACGGCCTGCGCATCGAGGTGGTCCGCGCCGATGCGCGCCGCCCCTTGTGGCTGCGCGTCAAGCGATTGCCTCCCGCCCCCATCCAGGAATGA
- the lnt gene encoding apolipoprotein N-acyltransferase, producing the protein MMSFVRFPRSPRAAAVLVAGAAQALTFAPGPLPDAMLAPLQIVVLAVLAWQVMTAAGPRRAFWFGWLFNTACYTVGLYWLFISMHRYGDLAAPLAAGGVFLLSAFLALFPAAACALARWLAPLPPDGHWKARLRAALAFAVAWGALEWVRGNLWTGFPWLNIGYAHVDSPYAGWAPLLGLYGIVLIAAFAAAALAVLWQPRKNAARDARLAVPAGLAVLLALAGWALGLRTWSQPMGAPLQVRLVQGNVGQSDKFDPALMEQGLIQHMNQASLPPPAGTPAPQLIVLPETVLPVFQDQLPPQVWDIWKRIAAERQATIIMGVPLHRVVNGKDRWTNSAIGFDGDSSTEAMRSGEIATRYDKQHLVPWGEFVPPGFRWFVDLLNIPLGDFDNGARWQAPFPVDGQRIALNICYEDLFGEELLPAIRPGPNGEAGASILLNISNLGWFGDSWALRQHLQIGRMRTLETARPMLAATNTGLTVAIDPRGRVQAALPPMTRAELATQVQGMSGLTPYTRTGNLPAELLIAIGLGALAARRPRGRRPD; encoded by the coding sequence ATGATGTCCTTCGTCCGTTTTCCGCGCTCGCCGCGCGCGGCCGCCGTGCTCGTGGCCGGCGCCGCGCAAGCGCTCACCTTCGCGCCCGGCCCCTTGCCCGACGCGATGCTGGCCCCCTTGCAGATCGTCGTGCTGGCGGTGCTCGCCTGGCAGGTGATGACCGCCGCCGGGCCGCGCCGCGCGTTCTGGTTCGGCTGGCTGTTCAATACCGCCTGCTACACGGTGGGCCTGTATTGGCTGTTCATCAGCATGCATCGCTATGGCGATCTCGCGGCGCCGCTGGCCGCGGGGGGCGTGTTCCTGCTGTCCGCCTTTCTGGCGCTCTTTCCCGCCGCCGCCTGCGCCCTGGCGCGCTGGCTGGCGCCGCTGCCGCCCGATGGCCACTGGAAGGCCCGGCTGCGCGCGGCGCTGGCCTTCGCCGTGGCCTGGGGCGCGCTGGAGTGGGTGCGCGGCAATCTCTGGACCGGCTTCCCCTGGCTGAACATCGGCTACGCCCACGTCGACAGCCCCTACGCGGGTTGGGCGCCCTTGCTGGGGCTGTACGGGATCGTCCTCATCGCCGCCTTCGCGGCCGCGGCCCTGGCCGTGCTCTGGCAGCCCCGCAAGAATGCGGCGCGGGACGCGCGCCTCGCCGTCCCGGCTGGGCTGGCGGTGCTGCTGGCGCTGGCGGGCTGGGCCTTGGGCCTGCGCACCTGGTCGCAACCCATGGGCGCGCCGCTACAGGTCCGCCTGGTCCAGGGCAACGTCGGGCAGTCCGACAAATTCGATCCCGCGCTGATGGAGCAAGGTCTGATCCAGCACATGAACCAGGCTTCGCTGCCACCGCCGGCGGGCACGCCCGCGCCGCAGTTGATCGTGCTGCCGGAAACCGTGCTGCCCGTCTTCCAGGACCAGTTGCCGCCGCAGGTCTGGGACATCTGGAAGCGCATCGCCGCCGAGCGCCAGGCCACCATCATCATGGGCGTGCCGCTGCATCGCGTGGTCAACGGCAAGGATCGCTGGACCAACAGCGCCATCGGGTTCGACGGCGACAGTTCCACCGAGGCCATGCGCAGCGGCGAGATCGCCACGCGCTACGACAAGCAGCACCTGGTCCCGTGGGGCGAGTTCGTGCCGCCGGGCTTCCGCTGGTTCGTCGATCTGCTGAACATTCCGCTGGGCGATTTCGACAACGGCGCGCGCTGGCAGGCGCCCTTCCCGGTGGACGGCCAGCGCATCGCGCTGAACATCTGCTACGAGGACCTGTTCGGCGAGGAATTGCTGCCCGCGATACGGCCGGGGCCCAACGGCGAGGCCGGCGCCAGCATCCTGTTGAACATCAGCAACCTGGGCTGGTTCGGCGATTCGTGGGCTCTGCGCCAGCATTTGCAGATCGGCCGCATGCGCACGCTGGAGACCGCCCGGCCGATGCTGGCCGCCACCAATACCGGCCTGACGGTCGCCATCGATCCGCGAGGCCGCGTGCAGGCGGCGTTGCCGCCGATGACGCGCGCCGAACTGGCGACGCAGGTGCAGGGTATGAGCGGGCTGACGCCTTATACGCGCACCGGCAACCTGCCAGCGGAACTGCTGATCGCCATCGGGCTGGGGGCGTTGGCGGCGCGGCGGCCGCGAGGGCGGCGGCCGGATTGA
- a CDS encoding aldo/keto reductase, whose amino-acid sequence MSNTSFPTRPLGRTDMSITRVGFGAWAVGGADWAAGWGAQDDSLSVAAIRHAVERGINWIDTAAVYGLGHSEEIVRAALKELAPSQRPYVFTKCGLVWDEHDRRAAPRRVGAAASIRREAEASLRRLGVERIDLYQMHWPSGDGAPIDEYWQALLDLKQAGKVRAIGLSNHNVAQLEDAERLGHVDTLQPPFSAIRRDAAADLLPWCAAHGTGVIVYSPMQSGLLTGHFNAERAGQLAPDDWRSRDAEFQGANLRRNLALAEALKPVAERHGSTVAATAVAWTLAWRGVSGAIVGARAPAQVDGWLGAATMELDADDMAEIAAVIETRGVGTGPSSPARQAGAALPLVDERNSGLNGLNLP is encoded by the coding sequence ATGAGCAACACGTCTTTTCCCACGCGCCCGTTGGGCCGCACCGATATGTCCATCACCCGCGTCGGCTTCGGCGCGTGGGCAGTGGGCGGCGCCGATTGGGCCGCCGGCTGGGGCGCACAGGACGACAGCCTGTCCGTCGCGGCCATCCGGCACGCGGTCGAGCGCGGCATCAACTGGATCGACACGGCGGCGGTCTACGGACTGGGCCATTCCGAGGAAATCGTGCGCGCCGCGCTGAAGGAACTGGCGCCGAGCCAGCGCCCTTATGTCTTCACCAAGTGCGGCCTGGTGTGGGACGAGCACGATCGCCGGGCGGCGCCGCGCCGCGTGGGCGCCGCGGCCAGCATACGGCGCGAAGCCGAGGCTTCGTTGCGGCGCCTGGGCGTCGAACGCATCGATCTCTATCAGATGCACTGGCCTTCCGGCGACGGCGCGCCGATCGACGAATACTGGCAAGCCTTGCTCGACCTGAAGCAGGCCGGCAAGGTGCGCGCCATCGGACTATCGAATCACAACGTGGCGCAACTGGAAGACGCCGAGCGCCTGGGCCACGTGGATACCTTGCAGCCGCCGTTCTCCGCCATCCGCCGCGACGCGGCCGCGGACCTGCTGCCGTGGTGCGCGGCGCACGGCACCGGCGTCATCGTCTACAGCCCGATGCAATCGGGGCTGCTGACGGGGCACTTCAACGCGGAACGGGCAGGGCAGCTCGCGCCCGACGACTGGCGTTCGCGCGACGCCGAATTCCAGGGCGCGAATCTGCGGCGCAACCTGGCGCTGGCGGAAGCCCTGAAACCGGTGGCCGAACGCCATGGCTCGACCGTGGCGGCGACCGCGGTGGCCTGGACGCTGGCGTGGCGGGGCGTGAGCGGCGCCATCGTCGGCGCGCGCGCTCCGGCGCAGGTGGACGGCTGGCTGGGCGCCGCCACGATGGAGTTGGATGCCGACGACATGGCGGAGATCGCCGCCGTTATCGAGACCCGCGGCGTGGGAACGGGGCCGTCGTCGCCGGCCCGCCAGGCCGGCGCGGCCTTGCCGCTGGTGGACGAGCGCAACAGCGGCCTGAACGGATTGAACCTGCCCTGA
- a CDS encoding Bug family tripartite tricarboxylate transporter substrate binding protein: MKPMSQSVARFVAAGAIACLAALTARGAHAAGDDAAKDYPSKPITLLVGFPAGGPADNAARLLVDRIVTKWPQAKIIVQNRGGANGAIAATELTKAPADGYTLFFVTRSHVNLKWLTPNLPFNPETDFQPVAIVLDVPNVMVVGPSVKAPDYAAFVKDVAAHPNQYTAFSSGNGSDPHLALAEYMQKSGLRIRHIPYKGGNEGMLDMLAGRVDLSFATLGTVMSQLRKGKLRALAIGGKARSPQLPDVPTFAEVGVKDFSPEAWYGVMAPKGTPPAIVAKLNATINEVMNTPEGAKKLETLGAVPVRNTVDDFTAIYKHDLKTNGELIQRLGIHID, encoded by the coding sequence ATGAAGCCAATGAGCCAATCCGTGGCCAGATTCGTCGCGGCCGGTGCAATCGCATGCCTTGCCGCCCTCACTGCCCGCGGCGCCCATGCCGCCGGCGACGATGCCGCCAAGGACTATCCTTCCAAGCCCATTACCTTGCTGGTCGGCTTTCCCGCCGGCGGTCCGGCGGACAATGCCGCGCGCCTTCTGGTGGATCGCATCGTCACGAAATGGCCGCAGGCCAAGATCATCGTGCAGAACCGCGGAGGCGCGAACGGCGCGATCGCGGCGACTGAATTGACGAAGGCGCCGGCCGACGGCTACACCCTGTTCTTCGTCACGCGCAGCCACGTGAACCTGAAATGGCTCACGCCCAATCTGCCTTTCAATCCGGAGACCGATTTCCAGCCGGTCGCCATCGTGCTGGACGTGCCCAATGTGATGGTGGTGGGCCCCTCCGTGAAAGCGCCCGACTATGCCGCCTTCGTCAAGGATGTCGCGGCGCATCCCAACCAGTACACCGCGTTCTCGTCGGGCAACGGTTCCGATCCCCATCTGGCGCTGGCCGAATACATGCAGAAATCCGGCCTGCGGATCCGGCACATCCCCTACAAGGGCGGCAACGAAGGCATGCTCGACATGCTGGCCGGCCGCGTCGACCTCTCGTTCGCCACCCTGGGCACGGTGATGTCGCAGCTTCGGAAAGGCAAGCTGCGCGCCCTGGCGATCGGCGGCAAGGCGCGCAGTCCGCAACTGCCCGACGTTCCCACCTTCGCAGAAGTAGGGGTGAAGGACTTCTCGCCCGAAGCCTGGTACGGCGTGATGGCGCCCAAGGGCACGCCCCCGGCGATCGTCGCGAAACTGAACGCCACCATCAACGAAGTCATGAACACGCCCGAAGGGGCCAAGAAACTCGAAACCCTCGGCGCCGTCCCTGTCCGCAATACCGTGGACGACTTCACTGCCATCTACAAGCACGACCTGAAGACCAACGGCGAACTCATCCAGCGCCTGGGCATTCACATCGATTGA
- a CDS encoding metal/formaldehyde-sensitive transcriptional repressor has translation MHTIRDKAKLLARVRRIKGQVAALESQLDQEDDCGAILQQAAAVRGAVNGFMSTIIEGHLQDHVVHEPELSQRQRDLDIVMQAIKSYLK, from the coding sequence ATGCACACCATCCGCGACAAAGCCAAGCTGCTCGCCCGTGTCCGGCGCATCAAGGGGCAGGTGGCGGCGCTGGAGAGCCAGCTCGACCAGGAAGACGATTGCGGCGCCATCCTGCAACAGGCGGCCGCCGTACGCGGCGCGGTCAATGGCTTCATGAGCACCATCATCGAAGGCCATCTGCAAGACCATGTGGTCCATGAGCCGGAATTGAGCCAGCGCCAGCGCGACCTGGACATCGTCATGCAGGCCATCAAGTCCTATCTCAAATAG
- a CDS encoding nickel/cobalt efflux transporter, with amino-acid sequence MTDFATLLQQGNAWLFLPSAIALGALHGLEPGHSKTMMAAFIVAIRGTLRQAVLLGLSATLSHTAVVWAVAMAGLYFGRNWDAATSEPYFQIVSGVLIVGVGAWMLWRTGRNQWLGDARHAHEHDHVHHHEHGHDHDHDHAHAARHDHVHSHDHDNRHAGDEPMHQDAHEKAHADAIRRRFTGRDVTTGQVVLFGLTGGLIPCPASITVLLLCLHLKKAALGATLVLGFSIGLALTLVASGALAALGVRHAARRWNGLGEFARKAPYLSGVVIVLVGLYVIHQAATASAA; translated from the coding sequence ATGACCGACTTCGCCACGCTTCTGCAGCAAGGCAACGCCTGGCTCTTTCTGCCCAGCGCCATCGCGCTGGGCGCGCTCCATGGCCTGGAGCCGGGACATTCGAAGACCATGATGGCGGCCTTCATCGTGGCAATACGCGGCACCCTGAGGCAGGCGGTGCTCCTGGGATTGTCCGCGACGCTGTCGCATACCGCGGTGGTATGGGCCGTGGCGATGGCGGGCCTGTACTTCGGACGCAATTGGGACGCGGCGACCAGCGAGCCCTATTTCCAGATCGTCTCGGGGGTGTTGATCGTCGGCGTCGGGGCGTGGATGCTGTGGCGCACGGGGCGCAACCAGTGGCTGGGCGATGCGCGCCATGCGCATGAGCATGATCACGTCCACCATCACGAACACGGCCACGATCACGATCACGATCACGCTCATGCGGCTCGTCATGACCATGTTCATTCCCATGACCACGACAACCGCCATGCGGGCGATGAACCCATGCATCAGGACGCGCACGAAAAAGCGCACGCGGACGCCATCCGCCGCCGCTTCACCGGCCGCGACGTCACGACGGGCCAGGTCGTCCTGTTCGGCCTGACGGGCGGCCTGATCCCCTGCCCCGCCTCCATCACGGTGTTGCTGCTCTGCCTGCACCTGAAGAAAGCCGCGCTGGGCGCCACGCTGGTCCTGGGCTTCAGCATCGGCCTGGCGCTCACCCTGGTCGCCTCCGGCGCCCTCGCCGCCCTGGGCGTGCGCCACGCCGCCCGCCGTTGGAACGGTCTCGGCGAATTCGCCCGCAAGGCCCCCTACCTGTCCGGCGTCGTCATCGTGCTGGTCGGCCTGTACGTGATCCACCAAGCCGCCACGGCATCCGCCGCATGA
- a CDS encoding MmgE/PrpD family protein: MTKSHSKQADPVQDALTPMPELAAYLARALAQPLPDEVVDKAKAHMLDTIASMVSGAQMKAGAAAIAYLKALGETGARSAVAGTRLHASPVHAALANGMFAHADETDDSHAASLTHPGCGIVPAVLAAAEFFGRGGQDMLRAMVLGYDVCARLTLSLHAYDFRVAGHSTHTFGPNFGAAAAAGALAGLDETQCRYVMSYAAQQASGVACWMRDKDHIEKSFDFGGMAARNGVSAAIMVASGCTGVDDVFSGERNFYHAFGDDPDRLALGRELGVRYEILGTGIKRWTVGSPIQAPLDSTHALVHRHKLKPDAIKAVRVRIPHESLTIVNNRDMPEICLQHLVATMLIDGDIDFHSAHDRARMQDPQVLALRALISLEGDDELSRAMPSRQGIVEIVLDDGSTVAEHTKAVRGTPLNPMTREEVQSKALGLLAPVLGEPRATALCDAVWSLENCHDARAFTALMQPGE, encoded by the coding sequence ATGACCAAGAGCCATAGCAAGCAAGCCGATCCCGTCCAGGACGCCCTGACGCCCATGCCCGAGCTGGCCGCCTATCTGGCGCGCGCGCTGGCGCAGCCCTTGCCGGACGAGGTGGTCGACAAGGCCAAGGCGCACATGCTGGACACCATCGCGTCCATGGTGTCCGGCGCGCAGATGAAAGCCGGCGCCGCCGCCATCGCCTATCTCAAGGCGCTGGGAGAGACCGGCGCGCGGTCCGCGGTCGCCGGCACGCGCCTGCATGCGTCGCCGGTGCATGCGGCCCTGGCCAACGGCATGTTCGCTCACGCGGATGAAACCGACGATTCCCATGCGGCGTCCTTGACCCATCCGGGATGCGGCATCGTGCCGGCGGTGCTGGCCGCGGCCGAGTTCTTCGGCCGCGGCGGCCAGGACATGCTGCGCGCGATGGTGCTGGGCTACGACGTCTGCGCGCGCCTGACCTTGTCGCTGCACGCCTACGATTTCCGGGTGGCGGGGCATTCGACGCATACCTTCGGCCCCAACTTCGGCGCGGCGGCGGCGGCCGGCGCCTTGGCCGGCCTGGACGAAACGCAATGCCGCTACGTCATGTCCTATGCCGCGCAACAGGCGTCCGGCGTGGCTTGCTGGATGCGCGACAAGGACCACATCGAAAAATCCTTCGACTTCGGCGGCATGGCCGCGCGCAACGGCGTAAGCGCCGCCATCATGGTGGCCAGCGGGTGCACGGGCGTGGACGACGTGTTTTCGGGCGAGCGCAACTTCTATCATGCCTTCGGCGACGACCCCGACCGCCTCGCGCTGGGGCGCGAGCTGGGCGTGCGCTATGAAATCCTCGGCACCGGCATCAAGCGCTGGACCGTCGGCTCGCCTATCCAGGCGCCGCTCGATTCGACGCATGCGCTGGTACATCGCCACAAGCTGAAGCCGGACGCCATCAAGGCCGTGCGCGTGCGCATTCCGCACGAGTCGCTGACCATCGTCAATAACCGCGACATGCCGGAGATCTGCCTGCAACACCTGGTGGCGACCATGCTGATCGACGGCGACATCGACTTCCATTCGGCGCACGACCGCGCGCGCATGCAGGATCCCCAGGTGCTGGCGCTGCGCGCCTTGATCTCGCTGGAAGGGGACGACGAGCTGTCCCGCGCCATGCCCAGCCGCCAGGGCATCGTGGAAATCGTCCTGGACGACGGCAGCACGGTCGCCGAACACACCAAGGCCGTGCGCGGCACCCCCCTGAACCCCATGACGCGCGAAGAAGTCCAGTCCAAGGCCCTGGGCCTGCTCGCCCCCGTCCTCGGCGAGCCCCGCGCCACCGCTCTATGCGACGCCGTCTGGTCCCTGGAAAACTGCCACGACGCCCGCGCATTCACGGCGCTGATGCAGCCGGGGGAATAA
- a CDS encoding MmgE/PrpD family protein: protein MGMHIRSGDGPAYTQDLAAFLARFSYDELPAGVVHAARRGILDWLGCAFAAYRHPTLDKLLAALTENGSAGKASVLARGTRLSHTDAALMNGQMGHLLDYDDTHMGGVILHASSPVLAALLSAAELRPVDGRAFIAAYVAGFEAGVRIGQAAPEHHPGGWHLTGTLGAFAAAAAVGKLLGLDAQRMTHALGIAGTQAAGMQQNRGTMCKSFHAGKAAANGLLAALLAEKGFDSSEEIVEGKRGFARIYSKSTDLERLTAGLGREWMIATNGHKPYACGVVLHPAIDAMIQLRDKLGGRLDGVEAVEVKVNPAVVAITGTVAPTTGLHSKFSIYHSAAVAMIDGAAGIAQYTDARAADEQVAALRGKITIGVDESLRRDQAWASVRRAGEVFETLVEHATGTTDNPMSDAAIEAKFLANAEGARDAAQAAAIARATWTFEQLSDVREFVALLR from the coding sequence ATGGGCATGCATATCCGCAGCGGCGACGGTCCCGCCTATACCCAGGACCTGGCCGCCTTCCTGGCGCGCTTTTCCTATGACGAACTGCCCGCCGGCGTGGTGCATGCCGCGCGGCGCGGCATCCTCGATTGGCTGGGATGCGCCTTCGCCGCCTATCGCCATCCCACGCTGGACAAGCTGTTGGCGGCGTTGACGGAGAACGGTAGCGCCGGGAAGGCCAGCGTGCTGGCGCGCGGCACGCGCCTGTCGCACACCGATGCGGCCTTGATGAACGGCCAGATGGGGCATCTGCTGGACTACGACGACACCCACATGGGCGGCGTCATCCTGCACGCCAGCTCGCCCGTGCTGGCGGCCCTGCTCTCGGCGGCGGAGCTGCGCCCGGTCGATGGGCGCGCCTTCATCGCGGCCTACGTGGCGGGGTTCGAGGCCGGCGTGCGCATCGGCCAGGCGGCGCCGGAGCATCATCCCGGCGGCTGGCACCTGACCGGCACGCTGGGCGCCTTCGCGGCCGCGGCGGCGGTGGGCAAGCTGCTGGGCCTGGATGCGCAACGCATGACGCATGCCCTGGGCATCGCCGGCACGCAGGCGGCCGGGATGCAGCAGAACCGCGGCACCATGTGCAAGTCCTTCCATGCCGGCAAGGCGGCCGCCAATGGCCTGCTGGCGGCGCTGCTGGCGGAGAAGGGTTTCGACAGCAGCGAGGAGATCGTCGAGGGCAAGCGCGGTTTCGCGCGCATCTACAGCAAGAGCACGGACCTGGAGCGCCTGACGGCCGGCCTGGGCCGGGAATGGATGATCGCCACCAACGGGCACAAGCCCTATGCCTGCGGCGTGGTCCTGCATCCTGCCATCGACGCCATGATCCAGTTGCGCGACAAGCTCGGCGGCCGGCTGGATGGCGTCGAGGCGGTGGAGGTCAAGGTCAATCCCGCCGTCGTGGCCATTACCGGCACCGTGGCGCCGACCACGGGCCTGCATTCGAAGTTCAGCATTTATCACAGCGCGGCGGTGGCGATGATCGACGGCGCCGCGGGCATTGCCCAGTACACCGACGCGCGCGCCGCCGACGAACAGGTCGCCGCCTTGCGCGGGAAGATCACCATCGGCGTGGACGAGAGCCTGCGCCGCGACCAGGCCTGGGCCAGCGTCCGGCGCGCGGGCGAGGTGTTCGAGACCTTGGTCGAGCACGCCACCGGCACCACGGACAATCCCATGTCGGACGCGGCCATCGAGGCCAAGTTCCTCGCCAATGCCGAGGGCGCGCGCGATGCGGCGCAAGCGGCCGCCATCGCCAGGGCGACGTGGACCTTCGAGCAACTTTCCGACGTGCGCGAGTTCGTGGCGCTGCTGCGCTGA